The following are encoded in a window of Callithrix jacchus isolate 240 chromosome 9, calJac240_pri, whole genome shotgun sequence genomic DNA:
- the CAND1 gene encoding cullin-associated NEDD8-dissociated protein 1 has protein sequence MASASYHISNLLEKMTSSDKDFRFMATNDLMTELQKDSIKLDDDSERKVVKMILKLLEDKNGEVQNLAVKCLGPLVSKVKEYQVETIVDTLCTNMLSDKEQLRDISSIGLKTVIGELPPASSGSALAANVCKKITGRLTSAIAKQEDVSVQLEALDIMADMLSRQGGLLVNFHPSILTCLLPQLTSPRLAVRKRTIIALGHLVMSCGNIVFVDLIEHLLSELSKNDSMSTTRTYIQCIAAISRQAGHRIGEYLEKIIPLVVKFCNVDDDELREYCIQAFESFVRRCPKEVYPHVSTIINICLKYLTYDPNYNYDDEDEDENAMDADGGDDDDQGSDDEYSDDDDMSWKVRRAAAKCLDAVVSTRHEMLPEFYKTVSPALISRFKEREENVKADVFHAYLSLLKQTRPVQSWLCDPDAMEQGETPLTMLQSQVPNIVKALHKQMKEKSVKTRQCCFNMLTELVNVLPGALTQHIPVLVPGIIFSLNDKSSSSNLKIDALSCLYVILCNHSPQVFHPHVQALVPPVVACVGDPFYKITSEALLVTQQLVKVIRPLDQPSSFDATPYIKDLFTCTIKRLKAADIDQEVKERAISCMGQIICNLGDNLGSDLPNTLQIFLERLKNEITRLTTVKALTLIAGSPLKIDLRPVLGEGVPILASFLRKNQRALKLGTLSALDILIKNYSDSLTAAMIDAVLDELPPLISESDMHVSQMAISFLTTLAKVYPSSLSKISGSILNELIGLVRSPLLQGGALSAMLDFFQALVVTGTNNLGYMDLLRMLTGPVYSQSTALTHKQSYYSIAKCVAALTRACPKEGPAVVGQFIQDVKNSRSTDSIRLLALLSLGEVGHHIDLSGQLELKSVILEAFSSPSEEVKSAASYALGSISVGNLPEYLPFVLQEITSQPKRQYLLLHSLKEIISSASVVGLKPYVENIWALLLKHCECAEEGTRNVVAECLGKLTLIDPETLLPRLKGYLISGSSYARSSVVTAVKFTISDHPQPIDPLLKNCIGDFLKTLEDPDLNVRRVALVTFNSAAHNKPSLIRDLLDTVLPHLYNETKVRKELIREVEMGPFKHTVDDGLDIRKAAFECMYTLLDSCLDRLDIFEFLNHVEDGLKDHYDIKMLTFLMLVRLSTLCPSAVLQRLDRLVEPLRATCTTKVKANSVKQEFEKQDELKRSAMRAVAALLTIPEAEKSPLMSEFQSQISSNPELAAIFESIQKDSSSTNLESMDTS, from the exons TCTTGGCCCTTTAGTGAGTAAAGTGAAAGAATACCAAGTAGAGACAATTGTAGATACCCTCTGCACTAACATGCTTTCTGATAAAGAACAACTTCGGGACATTTCAAGTATTGGTCTTAAAACAGTGATTGGAGAACTTCCTCCAGCTTCCAGTG GCTCTGCATTAGCTGCTAATGTATGTAAAAAGATTACTGGACGTCTTACCAGTGCAATAGCAAAGCAGGAAGATGTCTCTGTTCAGCTAGAAGCCTTGGATATTATGGCTGATATGTTGAGCAG gcaaGGAGGACTTCTTGTTAATTTCCATCCTTCAATTCTGACCTGTCTACTTCCCCAGTTGACCAGCCCTAGACTTGCAGTGAGGAAAAGAACCATTATTGCTCTTGGCCATCTGGTTATGAGCTGTGGAAATATAGTTTTTGTAGATCTTATTGAACATCTGTTGTCAGAGTTGTCCAAAAATGATTCCATGTCAACAACAAGAACCTACATACAATGTATTGCTGCTATTAGTAGGCAAGCTGGTCATAGAATAG GTGAATACCTTGAGAAGATAATTCCTTTGGTGGTAAAATTTTGCAATGTAGATGATGATGAATTAAGAGAATACTGTATTCAAGCCTTTGAATCATTTGTAAGAAG aTGTCCTAAGGAAGTATATCCTCATGTTTCTACCATTATAAATATTTGTCTTAAATATCTTACCTATGATCCAAATTATAATTAcgatgatgaagatgaagatgaaaatgCAATGGAcgctgatggtggtgatgatgatgatcaag GGAGTGATGATGAAtacagtgatgatgatgacatGAGTTGGAAAGTGAGACGTGCAGCTGCTAAGTGCTTGGATGCCGTAGTTAGCACAAGGCATGAAATGCTTCCAGAATTCTACAAGACCGTCTCTCCTGCACTAATATCCAGATTTAAAGAGCGTGAAGAGAATGTAAAGGCAGATGTTTTTCACGCATACCTTTCTCTTTTGAAGCAAACTCGTCCTGTACAAAGTTGGCTATGTGACCCTGATGCAATGGAACAGGGAGAAACACCTTTAACAATGCTTCAGAGTCAG GTTCCCAACATTGTTAAAGCTCTGcacaaacagatgaaagaaaaaagtgtgaAGACCAGACAGTGTTGTTTTAACATGTTAACTGAGCTGGTAAATGTATTACCTGGGGCCCTAACACAACACATTCCTGTACTTGTACCAG GAATCATTTTCTCCCTGAATGATAAATCAAGCTCATCGAATTTGAAGATTGATGCTTTGTCGTGTCTATACGTAATCCTCTGTAACCATTCTCCTCAAGTCTTCCATCCTCATGTTCAGGCTTTGGTTCCTCCAGTGGTGGCCTGTGTTGGAGACCCATTTTACAAAATTACATCTGAAGCACTTCTTGTTACTCAACAGCTTGTCAAAGTAATTCGTCCTTTAGATCAGCCTTCCTCATTTGATGCAACTCCTTACATCAAAGATCTATTTACCTGTACCATTAAGAGATTAAAAGCAGCTGACATTGATCAGGAAGTCAAGGAAAGGGCTATTTCCTGTATGGGACAAATTATTTGCAACCTCGGAGACAATTTGGGTTCTGACTTGCCTAATACACTTCAGATTTTCTTGGAGAGACTAAAGAATGAAATTACCAGGTTAACTACAGTAAAGGCGTTGACACTGATTGCTGGGTCACCTTTGAAGATAGATTTGAGGCCTGTTCTGGGAGAGGGGGTTCCTATCCTCGCTTCATTTCTTAGGAAAAACCAGAGAGCTTTGAAACTGGGTACTCTTTCTGCCCTAGATATTCTAATAAAAAACTATAGTGACAGCTTGACAGCTGCCATGATTGATGCAGTACTAGATGAGCTCCCGCCTCTTATCAGCGAAAGTGATATGCATGTTTCACAAATGGCTATCAGTTTTCTTACCACTCTGGCAAAAGTGTATCCTTCCTCCCTTTCAAAGATAAGTGGATCCATTCTCAATGAACTTATTGGACTTGTGAGATCACCCTTATTGCAGGGTGGAGCTCTTAGTGCCATGCTAGACTTTTTCCAAGCTCTGGTTGTCACTGGAACAAATAATTTAGGATACATGGATTTGTTGCGCATGTTGACTGGTCCAGTTTACTCTCAGAGTACAGCTCTTACTCATAAGCAGTCTTACTATTCCATTGCCAAATGTGTAGCTGCCCTTACTCGAGCATGCCCTAAAGAGGGACCTGCTGTAGTAGGTCAGTTTATTCAAGATGTCAAGAACTCACGGTCTACAGATTCCATTCGTCTCTTAGCTCTACTTTCTCTTGGAGAAGTTGGGCATCATATTGACTTAAGTGGACAGTTGGAACTAAAATCTGTAATACTAGAAGCTTTCTCATCTCCTAGTGAAGAAGTCAAATCAGCTGCATCCTATGCATTAGGCAGCATTAGTGTGGGCAACCTTCCTGAATATCTGCCATTTGTCCTACAAGAAATAACCAGTCAACCCAAAAGGCAGTATCTTTTACTCCATTCCTTGAAGGAAATTATTAGCTCTGCATCAGTGGTGGGCCTTAAACCATATGTTGAAAACATCTGGGCCTTATTGTTAAAGCACTGTGAGTGCGCAGAGGAAGGAACCAGAAATGTTGTTGCTGAATGTCTAGGAAAACTCACTCTAATTGATCCAGAAACTCTCCTTCCACGGCTTAAAGGGTACTTGATATCAG gttCATCATATGCCCGAAGCTCAGTGGTTACGGCTGTGAAATTTACAATATCTGACCATCCACAGCCTATTGATCCGCTGTTAAAGAACTGCATAG GTGATTTCCTGAAAACTTTAGAAGACCCAGATTTGAATGTGAGAAGAGTAGCCTTGGTCACATTTAATTCAGCAGCACATAATAAGCCATCCTTAATAAGAGATCTATTGGATACTGTTCTTCCACATCTTTACAATGAAACAAAAGTTAGGAAGGAGCTTATACGAGAG GTAGAAATGGGTCCATTTAAACATACAGTTGATGATGGTCTGGATATTAGAAAGGCAGCTTTTGAGTGTATGTACACACTTCTAGATAGTTGTCTTGATAGACTTGATATCTTTGAATTTCTAAATCACGTTGAAGATGGTTTGAAGGACCATTATGATATTAAG ATGCTGACATTTTTAATGCTGGTGAGACTGTCTACCCTTTGCCCAAGTGCAGTACTGCAGAGGTTGGACCGACTTGTTGAGCCATTACGTGCAACATGTACAACTAAG GTGAAGGCAAACTCAGTAAAGCAGGAATTTGAAAAACAAGATGAATTAAAGCGATCTGCCATGAGAGCAGTAGCAGCACTGCTGACCATTCCAGAAGCAGAGAAGAGTCCACTGATGAGTGAATTCCAGTCACAAATCAGTTCTAACCCTGAGCTGGCGGCCATCTTTGAAAGTATCCAAAAAGATTCATCATCTACTAACTTGGAATCAATGGACACTAGTTAG